The following coding sequences lie in one Chryseobacterium culicis genomic window:
- the mraZ gene encoding division/cell wall cluster transcriptional repressor MraZ gives MKNFIGTYECKIDDKGRLKVPSSLIKQMENFDDKAFVVKRSVFQPCLEVYPMNAWDKLMGKINKLNRFIKKNADFIRMFTAGVKTVELDNAGRLQISKDLTVFANLQKEIVITSAGELFEIWDKEAYEKVIATNEADFASLAEDVMGSFDEE, from the coding sequence ATGAAAAATTTCATTGGGACATATGAGTGTAAAATTGACGACAAAGGCCGCTTAAAAGTTCCTTCATCTTTAATCAAACAGATGGAAAACTTCGACGATAAGGCGTTTGTAGTCAAAAGATCTGTGTTCCAACCTTGTCTGGAGGTTTATCCTATGAATGCATGGGACAAACTGATGGGTAAAATTAATAAACTGAACAGATTCATAAAAAAGAATGCTGATTTCATACGAATGTTTACGGCAGGAGTAAAAACAGTAGAATTGGACAATGCAGGAAGACTACAGATCTCTAAAGACCTGACGGTTTTCGCAAATCTCCAGAAAGAGATTGTGATCACCAGCGCAGGAGAACTCTTCGAGATTTGGGACAAAGAAGCTTATGAAAAGGTAATTGCTACTAATGAAGCTGATTTTGCAAGCCTTGCCGAAGATGTGATGGGCTCTTTCGATGAAGAATAA
- the rsmH gene encoding 16S rRNA (cytosine(1402)-N(4))-methyltransferase RsmH, whose translation MYHNPVLLKQSVDDLVTNPDGIYVDCTFGGGGHSREILSRLSDKGRLFSFDQDLDALKNTIDDPRFTLVNQNFRFLENSLLMYGISQVDGVLADLGVSSHQFDEADRGFSTRSNAPLDMRMNVMQNLDAKRVINEYGEEELADLFYHYGELREARKLAREIVHHRKTKSIETTEDLKKMFSYIPPHKVNKFYAQLFQAIRIEVNQELEVLKEMLVQAFNVLKPEGRLVVISYHSLEDRLVKRFLKNGMFEGEPERDIYGNYKKAFELIKSKAIIPDDKEIEENSRARSAKMRTGIKV comes from the coding sequence ATGTATCATAACCCCGTTTTGTTGAAGCAGAGTGTTGATGATTTGGTAACGAATCCTGACGGAATATATGTGGACTGCACCTTTGGAGGCGGAGGCCATTCAAGAGAAATCTTGAGCAGACTTTCCGATAAAGGGAGATTGTTCAGTTTTGATCAGGACCTGGATGCACTTAAAAATACAATTGATGATCCACGTTTTACATTGGTTAATCAGAATTTCAGATTTCTGGAAAACTCATTGCTGATGTATGGAATTTCGCAGGTAGACGGTGTTTTGGCAGACTTAGGAGTGTCATCTCATCAGTTTGACGAAGCAGACAGAGGATTCTCCACAAGAAGCAATGCTCCTTTGGATATGAGGATGAATGTAATGCAGAATCTGGACGCTAAGAGAGTGATCAATGAATATGGAGAGGAAGAACTTGCAGACCTTTTCTACCATTATGGAGAATTAAGAGAAGCAAGAAAGCTGGCGAGAGAAATTGTTCACCACAGAAAAACAAAAAGTATAGAAACTACGGAAGATCTGAAAAAAATGTTCAGCTATATTCCACCTCACAAGGTTAATAAGTTCTATGCTCAACTTTTTCAGGCGATAAGAATTGAGGTCAACCAGGAACTTGAGGTATTAAAAGAAATGCTGGTTCAGGCATTCAATGTCTTAAAACCAGAAGGAAGATTAGTCGTTATTTCTTACCACTCTCTGGAAGACCGTTTGGTAAAGAGATTCCTGAAAAACGGAATGTTCGAAGGAGAACCGGAAAGAGATATCTACGGAAATTATAAAAAGGCATTCGAATTGATAAAGAGTAAAGCAATCATTCCTGATGACAAGGAAATTGAAGAAAACTCAAGAGCAAGAAGTGCTAAGATGAGAACAGGTATTAAAGTATAA
- a CDS encoding FtsL-like putative cell division protein, producing MAKRTTNRPQKRLTFIDIIKGNFLNRDEIKIHYRYFLLLFILMMAMIYTNHLVNKKIKIVNALKEETEEYKSRNAYAQSKLIKVKMESELGKEVARDSLMTLENHPHKLLIKLDSTDAKAK from the coding sequence TTGGCAAAAAGAACAACAAATCGCCCCCAGAAAAGACTCACTTTTATAGACATTATAAAAGGAAACTTTTTGAATCGTGATGAGATCAAAATACATTACAGGTATTTTCTTCTGTTGTTTATTCTGATGATGGCCATGATTTATACCAACCATCTCGTCAATAAAAAAATAAAAATTGTAAACGCCTTAAAGGAAGAAACAGAGGAATACAAATCGAGAAATGCTTACGCCCAGAGTAAGCTGATCAAAGTGAAAATGGAATCAGAGCTGGGGAAAGAGGTTGCCCGGGATTCATTAATGACCCTGGAAAACCACCCTCACAAATTGCTAATAAAACTGGATAGTACAGATGCAAAAGCAAAATGA
- a CDS encoding penicillin-binding transpeptidase domain-containing protein: MQKQNEYDNKRKKTLRWGYLFAVVALCVFVMFLARIVILQNTNVQEIKDDYINKNYREATLKAARGNLFASDGSILATTVMRYDIYLDFKTMKDTVYSNNIGALTDSLSKMFGKSRGEFRQKFDEQKKKKNQYYTLVKGLDFDQYDRIRKFPIFKRGKNKGGFIVDRNYKRELATSEIGAGTIGMDNGELKSGLEGAFSKYLTGTDGKRLEQRINSSQWKPIDFWKVQEPVDGEDVYTTLDLRIQDIAHSALEKQLINFEAKHGTVIVMEVETGKVRALVNLRRTEEGEYEDSYNYALKDNIEPGSTFKTISLLAAMDDGFIDENTTVNVGNGVWVYAKQRISDGHGGGTYDISDVLAKSSNVGTSKLITKYYAEKPQIFLDHLKRWKLFDKMDIELPGITKPKIVTPQNKRWNAATLASISYGYSSNINLLQLTTFYNGVANGGKMLKPLFIDKIMKDGKVMYNAKPEIMVNKMASEKAIKMMTSALTKAVEKGTGRSIFTPNLKMAGKTGTARFEYWLPGPMKYRASFAGFYPADAPKYTCYVMISEPNTAKGFYGGSVSAPVFKEIAGKTFLKTPQNIEKEMLVDKKVNLNKMVEPNVKVAVNDKQMPNVVGLIGKNVIPQLENLGYRVDYKGVGRIKEQFPLEGTTISKNQRIYLSLQN; this comes from the coding sequence ATGCAAAAGCAAAATGAATACGACAATAAACGTAAGAAAACGTTACGATGGGGCTACCTCTTTGCAGTGGTAGCTTTGTGCGTGTTTGTAATGTTCTTGGCAAGGATTGTTATCCTTCAGAATACCAATGTCCAGGAAATTAAAGATGATTACATTAATAAAAACTATCGTGAAGCCACTTTAAAGGCTGCCCGTGGTAATCTTTTTGCATCTGACGGTTCTATTCTCGCAACCACAGTAATGCGTTATGACATCTATCTTGATTTCAAAACCATGAAAGATACGGTGTACTCCAACAACATTGGTGCACTGACAGATTCTCTAAGCAAAATGTTTGGAAAATCCAGAGGAGAATTCAGACAGAAGTTTGACGAACAGAAGAAAAAGAAAAACCAGTACTACACTTTGGTAAAAGGACTGGATTTCGATCAATACGACAGAATTAGAAAATTCCCAATCTTCAAAAGAGGAAAAAATAAAGGAGGATTCATTGTTGACCGAAACTATAAAAGAGAATTAGCCACCTCAGAAATCGGAGCAGGAACCATCGGTATGGATAACGGTGAGCTTAAGTCTGGATTAGAAGGTGCTTTCTCAAAATATTTAACCGGAACAGATGGTAAAAGACTGGAGCAAAGAATCAATTCTTCCCAATGGAAACCCATCGACTTCTGGAAAGTTCAGGAACCGGTAGACGGAGAAGACGTATATACTACCTTAGACCTTAGAATTCAGGATATTGCACACTCTGCTCTTGAGAAGCAACTGATTAATTTCGAAGCCAAACACGGTACCGTAATTGTCATGGAGGTAGAAACCGGAAAAGTACGTGCTCTTGTTAATTTAAGAAGAACAGAAGAAGGAGAATACGAAGACTCTTACAACTATGCTCTGAAAGATAATATTGAACCGGGATCTACTTTTAAAACCATTTCCCTTTTGGCAGCAATGGACGATGGATTCATCGATGAAAATACAACAGTAAACGTAGGAAACGGAGTTTGGGTATATGCAAAACAGAGAATCTCTGATGGTCATGGAGGTGGAACTTACGATATCAGTGATGTATTGGCAAAGTCCAGTAACGTAGGAACATCAAAACTGATCACAAAGTATTATGCAGAAAAACCACAGATCTTCCTTGACCACCTGAAACGTTGGAAATTATTCGACAAGATGGATATAGAACTTCCGGGAATCACAAAACCGAAAATTGTAACTCCACAAAATAAAAGATGGAATGCCGCTACACTGGCTTCTATTTCTTACGGATATTCTTCTAACATCAACCTGCTGCAGCTGACCACCTTCTACAACGGAGTAGCTAACGGAGGAAAAATGCTTAAGCCTTTATTCATTGATAAAATCATGAAAGACGGAAAGGTAATGTACAATGCCAAGCCTGAAATCATGGTAAACAAAATGGCATCTGAAAAAGCAATTAAAATGATGACCAGTGCTTTAACCAAAGCCGTGGAAAAAGGAACCGGACGAAGCATTTTTACCCCTAACCTGAAAATGGCAGGAAAAACAGGTACCGCAAGATTTGAATACTGGCTGCCTGGCCCAATGAAGTACCGTGCCTCATTTGCAGGATTCTATCCCGCAGATGCTCCGAAATATACATGCTATGTAATGATTAGTGAGCCCAACACCGCAAAAGGTTTTTATGGAGGTTCCGTTTCAGCACCGGTATTTAAGGAAATTGCAGGAAAAACATTCCTTAAAACACCTCAAAACATTGAAAAAGAAATGCTTGTAGACAAAAAGGTAAACCTAAACAAAATGGTTGAACCTAATGTCAAAGTAGCAGTAAATGATAAGCAAATGCCCAATGTAGTAGGATTAATTGGTAAAAACGTTATCCCACAATTGGAAAATTTAGGCTACCGTGTCGATTATAAAGGAGTAGGAAGAATTAAAGAACAATTCCCTCTGGAAGGCACAACGATCAGTAAGAACCAGAGAATTTATTTGTCTCTGCAGAATTAA
- a CDS encoding UDP-N-acetylmuramoyl-L-alanyl-D-glutamate--2,6-diaminopimelate ligase, translated as MIITELVNRIPVLEIHGDNNREVTELVIDSRKVTESSLYIAMRGTVVDGHSFIASAIEKGASAIVCEEFPETLADNVTYVKVKDSSKALGHLASNFYGNPSHKLKLIGVTGTNGKTSVSTLLFDVFKNLGYPAALLSTVEIRIGEEIIPATHTTPDVITINRILAEAVEKGCEFAFMEVSSHGIAQNRIEGLHFKIAGFTNLTHDHLDYHKTFEEYLKTKKRFFDELEDTAIAITNVDDKNGNVMLQNTKAKKKSYALKTMADYHGKLLEVDFNGMLLNFNGKEFWTTLTGKFNVYNLLLVFGIAEELGFEQNEILQAISKLKRVSGRFETFKSDGGIFFIVDYAHTPDALENILDSINDIRTKNERLITVFGCGGDRDHSKRPEMGNIATKKSTLAIITSDNPRTEDPAQIIKEIEAGVEPQNFSKYTSIPDRKEAIKMAIKFAEPKDIILVAGKGHETYQDINGVKHHFDDKEVINDLWKLMSK; from the coding sequence ATGATTATAACAGAATTAGTAAACAGAATCCCAGTATTGGAAATCCATGGTGACAACAACCGTGAGGTTACTGAGTTGGTGATCGACAGCAGAAAAGTTACAGAAAGCTCTCTTTATATTGCGATGAGGGGAACAGTAGTGGATGGGCATTCATTCATTGCATCTGCTATTGAAAAAGGGGCTTCCGCAATTGTTTGCGAAGAATTCCCTGAAACATTGGCGGATAATGTAACGTATGTGAAGGTAAAAGATTCGTCTAAAGCCTTAGGTCACCTTGCTTCTAATTTCTACGGAAACCCTTCTCATAAACTGAAACTGATAGGAGTTACAGGAACTAATGGAAAAACATCTGTTTCAACCCTACTTTTTGACGTTTTCAAAAACCTGGGCTATCCGGCAGCTTTACTTTCCACTGTTGAAATCAGAATTGGTGAAGAAATTATCCCTGCTACCCACACTACACCTGATGTGATTACGATTAACAGGATTTTAGCTGAAGCAGTGGAAAAAGGATGTGAATTTGCTTTCATGGAAGTAAGCTCACACGGAATTGCCCAAAACAGAATTGAAGGATTACACTTCAAAATTGCAGGGTTCACCAATCTTACTCATGATCATTTAGACTATCATAAAACGTTCGAAGAATATTTAAAAACCAAGAAAAGATTCTTTGACGAATTGGAAGATACAGCCATTGCCATCACCAATGTGGATGACAAGAACGGGAATGTCATGCTTCAGAATACTAAGGCTAAAAAGAAGTCTTATGCTTTGAAAACTATGGCAGACTACCACGGAAAACTTTTAGAAGTAGACTTCAACGGAATGCTGTTGAACTTCAACGGAAAAGAATTCTGGACGACACTGACCGGGAAATTCAATGTATACAACTTGTTGCTTGTATTCGGAATTGCTGAAGAACTAGGTTTTGAACAGAATGAAATTCTTCAGGCCATCAGCAAATTAAAAAGAGTTTCCGGAAGATTTGAAACTTTCAAGTCTGATGGGGGAATTTTCTTTATCGTAGACTATGCGCACACTCCGGATGCTTTGGAAAACATTCTGGACAGCATCAACGATATCAGAACCAAAAACGAAAGATTAATCACTGTATTCGGCTGCGGAGGAGACAGAGATCACTCCAAAAGACCTGAAATGGGGAATATTGCCACCAAAAAATCAACATTGGCAATCATCACTTCGGATAATCCGAGAACAGAAGATCCTGCACAGATCATCAAAGAAATTGAAGCAGGTGTTGAACCTCAAAACTTCAGCAAATACACTTCAATTCCGGACAGAAAAGAAGCCATAAAGATGGCTATAAAATTTGCAGAACCTAAAGATATCATCTTAGTTGCCGGAAAAGGCCACGAGACCTATCAGGATATCAATGGTGTGAAACATCATTTTGATGACAAAGAAGTAATTAATGACCTTTGGAAATTAATGTCCAAATAA
- the mraY gene encoding phospho-N-acetylmuramoyl-pentapeptide-transferase — protein MLYYLYEYLTNHGIHVPGLGLLKYISFRAGMAVLFSLIIALVYGKRVINYLRTKQMGELVRDLGLDGQKQKEGTPTMGGLIIILATIIPVLLFTRITNVYIVLLLVSMFWMGAIGFLDDYLKKIKKNKDGLSGKFKIVGQVGLGLIVGITMYFHPDITVKRKYADAKVVNRNNVEQNFMPTEKITVSTVPFAKNNEFDYSGILFWMNDKDAHEWAWIVFIPIVIFIVTAVSNGANITDGIDGLAAGTSAIILLTLALFAYLSGNIIFADYLNIMFLPNMGETTIFAVAMVGAVIGFFWYNTYPAQVFMGDTGSLMLGGVIAVLAIILRKELLIPVLCGIFLIENLSVMLQVVVFKYRKRKYGLEYAQNNRLFKMSPLHHHYQKEGFHESKIVNRMIIIGVILAIVCLITLKMR, from the coding sequence ATGCTATACTATCTATACGAATATCTAACCAACCATGGAATTCACGTTCCAGGATTAGGATTGTTGAAATACATTTCCTTCCGTGCCGGAATGGCTGTATTATTCTCCCTTATTATTGCTCTTGTCTACGGAAAAAGAGTAATCAATTACCTGAGAACAAAACAAATGGGAGAATTGGTACGTGATCTTGGATTGGATGGGCAGAAACAAAAAGAAGGTACTCCTACCATGGGAGGGCTTATCATTATTTTGGCAACCATCATCCCGGTATTGCTGTTTACAAGAATTACCAATGTGTATATTGTTCTGCTGCTGGTTTCAATGTTTTGGATGGGTGCAATTGGTTTCCTTGATGATTATTTAAAGAAAATCAAAAAAAATAAAGACGGGTTAAGTGGTAAATTCAAAATTGTAGGCCAGGTTGGTTTAGGACTAATCGTCGGAATTACAATGTATTTCCATCCGGATATTACGGTTAAAAGAAAATATGCAGATGCTAAAGTGGTCAACAGAAACAATGTAGAGCAAAACTTTATGCCTACAGAAAAAATCACCGTTTCCACTGTACCTTTTGCAAAGAATAACGAATTCGATTATAGTGGAATTTTATTCTGGATGAATGATAAAGATGCCCATGAGTGGGCATGGATTGTCTTTATTCCCATTGTGATCTTCATTGTAACCGCTGTTTCAAATGGAGCCAATATCACAGATGGAATTGATGGTCTCGCAGCAGGAACAAGCGCCATTATACTGCTCACACTGGCTCTTTTCGCCTACCTCTCAGGGAATATCATCTTTGCAGATTATCTCAATATCATGTTCCTTCCCAATATGGGAGAAACCACCATTTTTGCGGTGGCAATGGTAGGTGCCGTGATTGGGTTCTTCTGGTACAATACCTATCCGGCACAGGTTTTCATGGGAGATACCGGAAGTCTGATGCTGGGAGGAGTAATTGCTGTTTTAGCTATTATTTTAAGAAAAGAATTGCTGATTCCTGTATTATGCGGAATCTTCTTAATTGAAAACCTTTCTGTAATGCTTCAGGTCGTTGTTTTCAAATACAGAAAAAGAAAATATGGGCTGGAATATGCCCAAAACAATAGACTATTCAAAATGTCACCATTACACCATCATTATCAGAAAGAAGGATTCCACGAAAGTAAAATCGTGAACAGAATGATCATCATCGGAGTAATATTGGCTATTGTATGTCTGATCACACTAAAAATGAGATAA